Proteins encoded in a region of the Moritella marina ATCC 15381 genome:
- the sph gene encoding sphingomyelin phosphodiesterase, producing MNIKKLIVAVTLFTSLLINAKEYTEPPKIMSYNVYMLAGTLFNTKQIKRAELLTQSSIFNNSDIVAFNEAFDNNGSQIIADGLKKRFPYYTPVLGRQLDGWDNTEGSWNSTTPEDGGVFVMSRYPIHYKAQHIFADACGADGLSQKGFVHVKVEKDHKLYNIIATHVQADDKTCSNTREIPSDIRYEQFEEITRYIAQQNIPQDEMVIIAGDLNVAKNSAEFSDMLSVLNSAEPDSFAGAEYSWDPAMNALAYKSYPNLGGQLLDYILIEKYHQQPAFWHNQILDVIAPKIEISGTLDNYYSYEYSDHFPVVAFQYADDTTLTQSARPSNKPYNNIRIEHMNTTRSIKVDSNEWLTTDDVSEPISINFKLNTWLPENAFCVHDNDYIQLSLTDNYSNYFWNWNISGYYFARKNNAADYLKIGRKDKKNTCIKDGDEIYLYDRSELGSNKYLLPDSSGWLISASMPYQNDGLFVIRMPETTYTDWSNKLNYR from the coding sequence ATGAATATTAAAAAATTAATTGTAGCGGTAACTCTATTTACAAGTTTACTTATTAACGCAAAGGAATATACAGAACCACCAAAAATAATGAGCTATAACGTCTACATGCTTGCAGGCACATTATTTAATACTAAACAAATAAAAAGAGCTGAATTACTAACTCAATCCAGTATTTTTAACAACAGCGATATTGTTGCGTTTAACGAAGCATTTGATAATAACGGTAGCCAAATTATTGCTGATGGATTAAAAAAACGTTTTCCTTATTACACACCAGTATTGGGGCGGCAATTAGACGGTTGGGATAATACCGAGGGAAGTTGGAATTCCACAACCCCTGAAGATGGGGGCGTATTTGTAATGAGCCGCTATCCTATTCACTACAAAGCACAACACATATTTGCTGATGCATGTGGCGCTGATGGCTTATCTCAAAAAGGGTTTGTGCATGTAAAAGTTGAGAAAGATCATAAGTTATATAACATAATCGCAACACACGTACAGGCAGATGACAAAACATGCTCAAATACACGTGAAATACCGTCAGATATTAGATATGAACAATTCGAAGAAATTACCCGTTATATAGCGCAACAAAATATACCCCAAGATGAAATGGTGATTATTGCTGGTGATTTGAATGTTGCTAAAAATTCTGCAGAGTTTAGCGATATGTTATCGGTATTAAATAGTGCAGAACCAGACAGCTTTGCTGGTGCTGAATATTCATGGGATCCGGCGATGAATGCGTTAGCGTATAAAAGCTATCCCAACCTCGGCGGCCAGTTACTTGACTATATTTTAATTGAAAAATACCATCAACAACCAGCTTTCTGGCACAATCAAATTCTCGATGTTATCGCCCCAAAAATCGAGATTTCAGGCACACTTGATAACTATTATAGTTATGAATATTCAGATCACTTCCCTGTCGTGGCTTTTCAATACGCAGATGACACAACATTGACACAAAGCGCTAGGCCAAGTAATAAACCATATAACAATATTAGAATTGAGCATATGAATACGACTCGAAGTATAAAAGTAGATTCAAATGAATGGCTTACAACCGACGATGTTAGCGAGCCAATTTCAATCAACTTTAAACTGAATACCTGGCTACCGGAAAACGCTTTTTGCGTCCACGATAATGATTATATTCAATTATCATTAACTGATAATTATTCGAATTATTTTTGGAATTGGAATATTAGTGGTTATTATTTCGCACGGAAGAACAACGCCGCAGATTATTTAAAAATAGGACGAAAAGATAAAAAAAATACCTGCATCAAAGATGGTGATGAAATCTACCTCTATGACCGCTCTGAATTGGGCAGTAACAAATACCTTCTCCCCGATAGCTCAGGATGGTTAATATCAGCAAGTATGCCATATCAAAACGACGGTCTATTTGTAATCAGAATGCCTGAGACTACCTATACTGATTGGTCCAATAAACTCAATTACCGCTAA
- a CDS encoding winged helix-turn-helix domain-containing protein: MYKVKQWILISDYSILKNAITNEEKRIGTHDFLVLRLLCENAGHIVHKKELLEYAWPGRHVSEGSITQAISNIRNVIDDNGKDQKHLKTITKVGYKLDSCIVEKTNETIAVATSIETFVDILEEALDPKVQESNIPNVVNLPLKIKLKAIFRQYDWLYSWQFLMGLACIIIAFTFPLIKKHNIINSSAIPSIVPEKITNTPQLIVFWDNKEQGTVITQQLTPYLEALGNNLSIRLMVMRTEDTLSLIIIKGSVKPINIIFLLNKKDDTRSIITLIKDEIQVHAH; the protein is encoded by the coding sequence ATGTATAAAGTAAAGCAGTGGATTCTTATTTCAGATTATTCTATTTTGAAGAATGCCATCACAAATGAAGAAAAGCGTATAGGAACGCATGATTTTTTAGTCTTACGCCTATTATGTGAAAATGCCGGTCATATCGTACATAAGAAAGAATTATTAGAATATGCTTGGCCCGGAAGGCATGTATCAGAAGGCTCAATAACACAAGCTATTAGTAATATTCGTAATGTGATTGATGACAATGGTAAAGATCAAAAACACTTAAAAACAATCACAAAAGTGGGCTATAAACTCGATAGCTGTATCGTGGAAAAAACAAACGAAACAATAGCAGTAGCGACTTCAATAGAGACATTTGTCGATATTCTTGAGGAAGCTCTCGATCCAAAAGTTCAAGAAAGTAATATTCCTAACGTAGTAAATCTCCCTCTAAAAATAAAGTTAAAAGCAATATTTAGACAATATGACTGGCTATACTCTTGGCAATTCTTAATGGGTCTCGCCTGTATTATCATTGCTTTCACGTTTCCGTTAATCAAAAAACATAACATCATAAATAGTAGCGCTATACCAAGTATTGTTCCTGAAAAAATAACCAATACACCGCAGCTTATCGTGTTCTGGGACAACAAAGAACAAGGTACTGTTATTACGCAACAGTTAACCCCCTATTTAGAAGCTCTAGGAAATAACCTCTCTATTCGTCTGATGGTTATGCGAACAGAAGATACATTGTCTCTTATCATAATCAAAGGATCTGTTAAGCCTATAAACATCATTTTTTTATTAAATAAAAAAGATGATACAAGATCAATAATCACGTTAATCAAGGATGAAATTCAAGTTCATGCGCATTAA
- a CDS encoding zinc ribbon domain-containing protein YjdM, whose translation MSLPPCPKCKSEFVYQDQNQLICPECDFEWNPSEVLEDIFIVKDANGTQLQEGDKLTLAKDLKVKGSSLILKVGTKAVIKRIIEGKDHQLDCKVDGVGEMMVTAKFVKKA comes from the coding sequence ATGTCTCTTCCTCCTTGTCCAAAATGTAAATCTGAATTTGTTTACCAAGATCAAAACCAGCTCATTTGCCCTGAGTGTGACTTTGAGTGGAATCCATCTGAAGTACTTGAAGATATATTCATCGTAAAAGATGCTAACGGTACGCAATTACAAGAAGGTGATAAGTTAACGTTAGCTAAAGATCTGAAAGTGAAAGGCAGCTCACTAATACTTAAAGTCGGCACAAAAGCAGTGATTAAACGCATTATTGAAGGCAAGGATCATCAACTTGACTGCAAAGTGGATGGTGTAGGAGAGATGATGGTAACAGCTAAGTTTGTTAAGAAAGCTTAG
- a CDS encoding pyridoxal phosphate-dependent decarboxylase family protein yields MMKNSNQNSNHNSDWSDVFVHLDPQAQPNYLNAIAHSARELSAMFTTVKAPYSGLEPAKLNEKIMAMPIGKTPIAPLAEIITNNVNLIGKNSIIVQHPHCIAHLHTPPLIPALAAETIISALNQSMDSWDQASSATYVEQKMTDWLCELFGYDLVQSATNNGADGVFTSGGTQSNLMGLLLARDRVVEQTSGESVQKDGLPSYAEKLRILCSHTSHFTVQKSASLMGLGERAVVTVATDEFGCLGIDALKATIADLQSQDLMPFCVVGTAGTTDLGAIDDLQAIAAISEQHNMWFHVDGAYGGALILSSHKDRLAGIELADSISTDFHKLFFQPISCGALLIRDNHNFKYLLHHADYLNRETDELPNLVDKSIATTKRFDALKLLMSMQALGTDKFGAMYDHLISLTQDVGALVKATDKFELLAQPQLSTVLFRYNDLITSGDVSTEREEQICMINQRLRLDLLTAGQAVLGETKINGYTCLKLTILNPCLQLHDFESLFTKIADFAELQAYTK; encoded by the coding sequence ATGATGAAAAACTCAAACCAAAATTCAAATCACAACAGTGATTGGTCTGATGTATTCGTACATCTAGATCCACAAGCACAACCGAATTATTTAAACGCTATCGCGCATTCTGCACGCGAGTTATCAGCGATGTTTACTACTGTTAAGGCGCCGTATTCAGGTCTTGAACCAGCAAAACTGAATGAGAAAATCATGGCAATGCCAATCGGTAAAACGCCGATTGCGCCGCTTGCTGAAATCATCACCAACAATGTTAACCTCATTGGTAAAAACTCAATTATCGTGCAACACCCGCACTGTATTGCGCATTTACATACGCCACCGTTAATCCCTGCACTGGCTGCTGAAACAATTATCTCGGCACTTAACCAATCAATGGATTCATGGGACCAAGCGTCTTCTGCTACTTATGTAGAACAGAAAATGACAGATTGGTTGTGTGAACTGTTTGGTTATGACCTTGTGCAATCGGCGACCAATAATGGCGCTGACGGTGTGTTTACCAGTGGTGGCACGCAAAGTAACTTAATGGGGCTGTTATTAGCACGTGACCGCGTTGTAGAACAAACCTCGGGTGAAAGCGTTCAAAAAGACGGTTTACCAAGTTACGCGGAAAAACTGCGCATCCTATGTTCACACACCAGTCACTTTACCGTGCAAAAGTCGGCATCGTTAATGGGACTGGGCGAGCGTGCTGTTGTTACAGTCGCGACTGACGAGTTTGGTTGTTTAGGCATTGACGCGCTAAAAGCAACGATTGCTGACTTACAGTCACAAGACTTGATGCCATTCTGTGTTGTTGGTACTGCCGGTACCACTGACCTTGGCGCGATTGATGACTTACAAGCGATTGCGGCTATTAGCGAACAACACAATATGTGGTTCCACGTTGATGGTGCTTACGGTGGTGCATTGATCTTAAGTTCACACAAAGATCGTTTGGCGGGTATCGAGTTGGCTGATTCAATCAGTACCGACTTCCACAAGTTGTTCTTCCAACCGATTAGCTGTGGCGCATTATTGATTCGTGATAATCACAACTTTAAATACTTGTTACATCACGCTGATTACCTGAATCGCGAAACTGATGAACTGCCAAACTTGGTTGATAAATCAATTGCCACGACGAAACGTTTTGATGCGTTAAAACTGCTGATGTCTATGCAAGCCTTAGGTACGGATAAATTTGGTGCGATGTACGATCATCTTATCAGCCTAACTCAAGATGTAGGCGCGTTAGTCAAAGCGACTGACAAGTTTGAATTGTTAGCACAACCGCAACTAAGCACTGTGTTGTTCAGATATAACGATCTAATAACAAGTGGCGACGTAAGTACTGAACGTGAAGAACAGATCTGCATGATCAATCAGCGTTTACGTTTAGATCTGCTAACTGCTGGCCAAGCGGTATTAGGCGAAACCAAAATCAATGGTTATACCTGTCTGAAACTGACGATTTTGAATCCATGCTTACAGCTTCATGATTTTGAAAGCTTGTTTACTAAGATCGCGGATTTTGCTGAATTACAGGCCTATACAAAATAA